A segment of the Nymphalis io chromosome 7, ilAglIoxx1.1, whole genome shotgun sequence genome:
ATTATTGCTAGTTGCTACCATTCCATGCGATAACGAGCTGTGTTGCGCAATCGGACCTTGTACGACCCTTAGGTTTAagcttttaatgtaattatactCATAATACACGTATTTTGTgaagttttcaatttaatagcTACCATGGTTTTAAAGACGTGACATACAGCATAGAATTTGTATTAGATTAAGATgcagtagggctattctgtaaaaacaagCTCGAAGCTCATCGCACAAATCTGCCACGATGTGTCAGAaactgatatgcgacattgccTACAATTAtagcatttcaagaatacacgcatccaaataatatatcaccataagtcggttgttaaCATTACACGGCTGAGTAATAGCAACGTACAATAGGAAATTAAGCATAAGCACTTACCATCAACAGCACCAACGAGCTTACGTAGGACGCCCAGTACGTATCTTCAGTTCTCCTATTTATGTCTTCTATAGGCTGTTGCTTAATGAACCAAGGAGTGTAGTCCAcacatatatatgattaaaaaacacacagagaacacagattaaagttttttatgtgAGCGCGTAAAATTTCGACCGGTCATTCGTATATCGATGACTAGTGAGTAGTTCAACGCGTGTAGCGCTGTAGTCGCGAATCTAACCAATAGGAACATTTCTATTCGGTTTCCTCTATTATGAACGAAGAAGAGTAATCAAAttcattctaaaaaaaataaactagatAAATCCTGTTTCTAAGGATTgtgttgttatataaattgaaacaaaattaataattaaatttgtagtataaattctgataagaaattatttagaaatttatttcgGTTTAGAACATTAATAAAGTGAGTTCTAAAAGAACAGCACTgcagaaacaaaaataatatcactcGTAATtctatttgttattttcatgcttaaaataaaaaagtgtaaatcAACAATAATTCTCTGCTTAGTAaacctttcttataaaatttgcaTAAACGATTTCCGAGCCGTTATAATAGGCATAACGCAAACAAATGATCTTTCTCTCTCTTCtgtgtttgtttattaatgACGTTCTTAAACAGgtgttatataatacaaatataattacaataacaataatataagaaatcttaaaatacgtaaaattattttaatgacacaCAAATAACTATAGATAACAAGCTAATcgccccggcttcgcacgggtagaaaagaagaaaaatgtattttggataggttTTGCGTAGAACCCGTTCTTACTTCGTCTACGTCAGGGAAggactgtgacaaatttcatgtcaatcgggcggatagtttaggatctcgtgatgagtagtatttcgcctgtatatatattataataatataaaatacatattataataataaacagtatttgttttaatatatattaaactcgttttgtttcgcatttatagtattaatagataaataataattgtatggaATAATGCTAGCGTCCTAGGTACAATATCActgtattttttctaaaaaattttGAGCGTTGTTTGAGTTggacttaataataaaattaactattataaaattaaaagatcaCTGCATCCTGCTCAAACAGCACTTGATGTCGCTCGCGATACTGTAATGTCTGAAtagcttgtttttattttcattgcatATTCTTTAAAGAATtctgtgtataaataaatactggtaatttactggtggtagagctttgtgcaagctcgtctgggtaggtaccacccactcatcagatattctaccgcaaaacagcagtacttgttattgttgtgttccggtttgaagggtgagtgagccagtgtaattacaggcacaagggacataaaatcttagttcccaaggttggtggcgcattggctgtataatcgatggttgacatttcttacaatgccaatgtctaagggcatttggtgaccacttcccatcaggtggcccatatgctcgtccgccttcctattctataaaaaaaaaatactttgtgcacatatatacataaataatgaatattaaattaaggcATAATGGAAAAGAAACATCGAATTACTatgtataattaagttaatgaacaataaaaaattacaaaataagcaTTGCGAAGACACAATTCCTAAAAATTTTCTCTAAAGGAAAAGAAAATTAcctcgatataaaaaaaatacctgtgTGATATGAATTGACACCCAGTGATTAAAATACCAACGTGGAATTCAACCGGAACTTTcaggtttaaattttaaacacgcAGACAAGCACATCGTGCTTGTTGTTATAGTGTTATTTTTCACCCGCGTGTTagggattataataatatcctgggacatttttcacacacggccatctgatcccaaattaagcttgtacaaagcttgtgctatggaaaccagacaactgatatactacatatactgcttttcttttgtaaatacatacttatatagaaaattacacccagactcaggacaaacagacatgttcatgcacacaaatgtctgtattgggtgggaatcgaacccacaaccttcggcgtaaaaagacaagtatctaccaaccacgccaaccggctcaaaattttgattattaggtataaaaagcctATAGCCTGTGTCGTTCCtaggggttcaagcttgcttcaaaccaaatttcaacaataatttcagtggtttagccgtcaAAGCGTAACAATCAGGtcgagttactttcgcatttattatatttagtatagattctcataatttgatttatttgggTCTTACTCATTAAGAACTTTGAACAATTTGTATTTTCGTCGTAATCGTGTAACGACAAGGGATCTGTGATTATAACTTTGTAGTACGGAGccttaaagttttaatatcgtTTATTGTGTCTCAGTTTCCCGCCcgtttaaatgaattaaaatttaacagaaGCTTTTatgtagaataaatatatattattttcaaataaatataaaaaacttaaggTTCTATAAAAGataattctttaatataaaaatcttaatttattaccctattaaaataaaattacttttgtgCATTTATTCGCCAACTTCTGAGCTGATATTGATATGAGATACATGAAATTATAGTTAGTTACTGTAGCgtagatcataaaaataaatgtaactatCAATTGCAATATTTAGAAAATGCGTTTCGGTAATAAGATGAGGTACttacatgtattaaataatataagaatattatactttattgataccaaaaaatacattcaatttaatccaATCAAATTTGATGTAAAACcaatttttattacacaatattttaaaaaaataacaacgatAATTAAGAGACGGGGCCCGACAATCAATCCGCCCGAACGGCGGATTGATTGTCGGGCTCGATATTGATGTTACCAATTATAATATCAGCTAAATAAAAATCTGATTGTTTTCTGTTAAATACCAAGACTAATAGGTAGTAGGTATcagataaaatgaaaaaacaaacatttataaaataattataactatgaataaattatacactatgaaatataatttaaagacaaCAAAACTAATGATTTACCATTAGACTCATCAATTCGTAtactaaaaacatattttaccaaattttaataacatattttcagAAAAAAAGCATATCGTAAATTGCTTTCATGATAAAGCGCTATCTTTTGAAATACACCTAAAAAGTTCTTGTCCTAAAACTACATCAACGAGATTATTCAGCAGATTGACAAAAGATGTCGCTAATTTACTTGATATTTTcaaattgcttattattacacttcctttgttattattttattgaattattttcataaaccaagtttaaatcataaacattgtttaattattgCGTAACTGaaacataaaattacaattcaataaaacgataaaatgttattgtgaaAACTGTTCACTACTCACTCTTTGTACAAATACTGAAACTGAACAAAACCGTTCATTCCGTTCGTTCAAATATTGACGTCAATTGTGACGTCTTTCCTAAGTTACATTCTCAAAGCACAACTTTGTGTATCTTAATGTGATTTCTGGTGATTccactgaaaaaaaaatcaatagacATGTTTGGGCACCAAGTCAACTTATAGgcgtatatattttctaaaaacagcaataattttCTATCTTCATCATTGTAATGGACGCGACCTTGTGTGACTATGAAGAGGGTGAGATTCCTATATGGCAAGAGCCAAGATGCGAACCCTTGGGGGCACCCAAGGAAAATCTTTGTGATGAAGTTCCCCCTGAACAATTGTCAGGGGAGAGAATCCATGCTTTGGAAGAAGAACAAGAGATTTTATCGTCATCCGTATTTTCCTTGACATCTCATCTTGCGCAAGTTGAATTTAGATTAAGACAAATCCTGAAGGCACCTCCAGAAGAAAAGGATGCtatgttgaaggcattggaagaGTTTACATCTAGAGGTGTTGATTCTCGTGAGGCACCACAAGGTAGCGCGGGAGAATCGTGTAGTGAGTGCTTAGAATTGGAGCGAAAAATCCGTAGTCAGAGAGCTAGACAGGCGCACTTTATTGAAAGATTAAAAACTCAATTGAAGGAACTAGAGAGATTCGCTGAGAGTCCTAATTTGGACGATGATAAGCACAGATCGTTAATAGAGCACCTAAGGAGTGAAATAGATCGTAGCCTAGAAGAAGGCTGCCACCAGCCATTAACTACCGAAGAATTACGGCACCAAATTGATTGTGCGGTGCGACAGTATGCAGAACGTCAACTTTCAAAAGAAGAAGTCATAGGCAAACTTCAAGCTCATATTGATGATAtgcaaaaatttataaaacttatgaaGAATGAAGATGTCAACAGTAACACAAGAAAAGCTAAGGAAACAAGGAAAGTCGGAAAATCAGAGACATTTGAGAAAAACTTTAACCGTAACAAAGTGAATGATGAACTTAAAGCTGAAACCATCAACTTAATGAGAAAAGCATCAGCACTCATTCAAATTTTTACAGTTTCACAGTTTGGCTGTTCTCCcaatacaagtaaaaaatttGATAGGAAATCGTCAACCATTGTGACACATTGGGGTAATCTTAGAGCAAAACTTGAAATGTCAATAGATGCAGTACTGCATATAGTTTCTCGAGACAGAACTTCACATTCAATCGCTGACAGCTATGACAGTGAATCAGAAGAAGgcggtattattattaatgatgcACCCCTCACAACGGCTGTACGTAGACATTTAGCTGTAAATTTAAGAGATTTACTTCAACACGGCTTAGTGAATCCAGAATCAACTTCATTAGTACCAATAATTGGGTGCTTTCCTGTTCGGAGATCATCTATGTTCAAACCTCTACATATATGGGAGTTAATCTTACGTTACTATGAATTAAATGACGGGGATAAATTCAATTCAACTCCAGCTAGGAAATTAAGCCAAAGTTTCAACTTAGATATAGTTGGGGGGACCGCTATAACCAATAAGCAAAGTCTGCTAAGTGCTATTGGTAGTATAATATCTTCACACACCCCATACAAAAGAAGCTATGACGCACACTTCAAAGCATTTGTATGCGCTGCGTTAAATACACATAAGCTTGTTCTATGGTTAAACATTATGTTAAAATGCAGGTCTCTTGTTGATTCATATTATTCTTCAACAAGTTATGTGGTTAATACGGGATTTCAAGATACACTACAAAGTCTTGACCGTTTGACACCATATAACTTTGAATTGCCGGTTGATCTTGCAGTGAAACAGTTCCAAAATATCAAAGATGTATTTATGTAAGAGTAAGGGTAATTTTTACATAATCAAAAAATGCCTTCCATATAAGCtatgcatttattataattataattttaggtaCCTCTTATAGTAGAACCTTTATTAGTATAACCTCATATTCATTTCAAAGGAAATTcttcaattattgttttaataaattgagcAATATTAGATTTGATTATTGCTtagatatgttttatttaatcctAATTTTATTATCCTAATCAATTGCTTATGACAGtccataaattttaaattaaaggttCTACTGTATAATTCTAgtctatttatataagttatatattggATAAAATATTCAGggcacattatataattattacagcaatgttatataaatgaaatcaattCAAGATTAATGCATTTTGGGATAATTATAGAAATGTTACTCAATCATATATAACCAAGGAATGAATGATTATTAAGGTTTTTTGCATATTGTTGtatgcttttaaatatttattcaacaattGGCCTACGATTGAGTGTTTATTGTTAGTTTGTTGtttcaagttatatttaaaaagtcacTGTGAAAAGATTAGAGTATTATTAATTGGAAATGTATTAGTGTTTAACTATAAAcggtatttgttattattaattataacatgaaAGGATGTTTAGATAAGTCAGTATggaagaattttaaattatccagtatagattacaaaaatgtaaatgccatattcatatgtaaaaataagtatGATTcctatttatcattttaaatatttctaataacctCTGGACTTACCTGCAGTTGTATATGCAGCCATATATGttagaaatttgaaatataaatatcaggGATATTAAGAAATTGAAATATCAATAGTGCCTTGTtaaatcatcataaaatttaattctgtaaagtatacaaataatgtaCTGCCCAGTATTATCTTTAGGTATTCATCTGAATAACTTTTTTcttattcaatttcattatttgtttttgaagaattactaatatttcctATTTACCTCTGTTGAAACAAACTTTTGTCACATTTCAAAATATCTTACAGCTTTACTGGCTTTACCTAAATATGTAGTTTTAGGGGCTGAAGGGTGAGTTGAACTTCCAATCTCAAATGTATGATTACAGAGAGATATCAGTGCAAAAAACAGCtgctaaacaatatttataagtaaggatctttgaaaatatataatatatatattaaaacaatggtTCAATGAAGGAAAAGACAAAATATTtcgaacataatttattattttatatatgaaacaattacatatgtaaataacaatCCAAAAACTTGCATtccatttaattaatgttaaggaTTTAAACCAAAGATGTACCAAATTGTATTAGTTTTAAGTTGCAGGAATATAATATAGTTGATATTGAAATGTCTTATGTTTTACTTCTGAATAAACAGCAACTGAATattgtatatgaaattaaaccaaaataattaataataatgactcAATAGTCACTAATTGTACAAAAAATGGCAttgatatgttttataatgGCAAAAAGGATGGAGGAGGAGGAGGAGAAAGGAAAATAGACAAAAGGTTAGAGGTATTATTATGCATATGACTGGCGAACGATAGACAATACCTTGCAAGTATAGGAATAAAATCTAtaagttatgtttttaatttgctgttatttaacttttacatACACAAAAATCATCAGTTGTTTAAAATGAGCGCAGTTTTTCACATATTCGAGAATACTCTCTAAATCAAATTTTGATCAACCGATTAAATGTTGAAATAGTACTTTTCGTCAGTCGGGTATCTCATAAATCCGCCATTTGAAATACAAAGCGTAACGTAATCGTCTCAGTGGATTTTCAGTTTGGCAACACtaaaaattttagttttgtaGTAGGCAACACTTGATAATGAAACTAATACGATATAACGCAGACGTAGAATAGTCAACCCATATATAACCtacttttatgtaataatgaacgaaatttgttattaaaacagaATTTAAGGTCAAGTGTTCTGAAGACCATGGATTGAGGACCACTGATTTTAGCCAAGACATTTAAATGCTTCCTGCAAAATCTTCAATTGAAATCATTCAGTTTATTTCCCATAGAACTGGGACAGTGATagtcaaattgtttttaaatactttatacacGTATATGCACATTAGTCATAATACAATACTTGTATACAATAATagctttatgaataaataaatattaagtactttTATTTCTCCATACAAATTTTTGTAAGAAcactaaataaaatgaaaagaaaaaaaaatacaatcaaagACAGATAAAACTTCCAAAGAAAgctatattcaatttatataatatattccacaAAATTTACACATTGTATTCAAATGATTATGTTTGCTTCTAAAGgttcattatttttgaaaaataaattaatataaaatctcaAAACTTTACCGagcaataaaatactaaattattgtttgaCATGGGACAGTAAAGGTATGTGCTACAAGAGTTACTCTTACGAAACTGCTCATATTTTATTCAGTCCAGTATGTCTATCAAAAGATAAAGTTGTTGGAAATGCACCATCAGGATGTCTGTATTATAAACGCAACATGAAGCACTTTTTGTTGAATgtctttactaaataaaaactcaaaaaaGTATATTTCCAATCCCTAAAAACACCTTAGAAAGGTatctaataatttcaatatagttCACTATTATTTACTACCCCATGTCATATTTccaacatatattaaaatatgtatttgagATGTTTAACATAACAACAAATAATCATTTCAATAttcatatactttatataataaagctatTGTCATACATAAGGTTATATTAACTCGTCTAGACATCTACTTAGGTCCAAGCATGTCTTCGGGCTTGACCCACTGGTCGAACTGCTCGGCCGTTAGGATGCCTAGCTTGATGGCTGTGTCCTTGAGGGTTCCTCCTTCTTTGTGTGCCGTCTTGGCGATTTGGGCAGCctgaaattaatatatcataattaattactttataagttatattcaaTAGTGATTTTGCgggtataatataagtaaacacCAGATTCAATCGCTGAATGTATTACAATTTTGGTTCAgtgcataaaaaaaattgtcaaaggaaattgttacataaaacaATAGGACCAAATACCTAATCTCCATTGATTTATTCAAATCTATTTAGTAACTATAATCCGTCCATCTGTGAGGGTGACCtttgacaatgtgtatgcaaaatttcatgattatcTTTCATGTTGAGTAGTTAAGTcattaaagcgtaacaaataaataaatccactttcgtatttacaatattagtaaggatgtaCAAGCAATCATTACCTACAGTTAACATAAGTTAGTTAAAGCTAGCCCTAGTCCCATTTATATGAGATTAAAGATATTCAGACAATGCTCTATTTcttgtaatgttttataataacattgcaAGAAGTAGTATTTAGCAGATTTTACCAATCACATTCATAATCCGACACCACTTGTATGAACCGGTCCTGTCAAGTTTGTAGAGATCGGTTGCATATGGGTATTATTCTAATAAGAACTTTTTATCATCTCGAACCGGACTAGTCACTATACAAACGAGACATACGTTTTCTTTATTACGTTATCGTACgaggaatttaaataaatgtaatggaATGGATCGTGTTACTGACCTTATCGTATCCAATGTGTGGGTTGAGTGCTGTTACGAGCATGAGGGACTCGCGCATGATTTTGTTGATTTGTTTCGTGTTCGCTTGAATTCCAACAGCACAGTTCTTGTTGAACGCCTGACAACCGTCACCTGTAATACGAttgatttttcataattaaaaaacatatatctgAAGTAGTAATCAACTTAGCATGGAATTATGAAGCTTATCATGAATGATGCAGCTTActtttaaatgcaaattaataaataaatatacatttattttttgtaaatattttatatataaaggctGAAGAGCATTTAGCATttgttggtaagtggtctcaCTTTAGACCTTATATTAACTTATTGTCATATGTCAACTCGCCGTATATTATGatgtctaaaatattatgtctcttgtccTTGTAAATTGCTCATACAGtaagtataatatagtattactgtttaacggtagaattaCTGGTAACTGTTGAGTAAAGCCAAAACCCCCTTTCTGTACCTAATACCATCGATCATAGACATTGGccatgtaagaattattaaccattccttacatcgctaatgcgccaccacccctgggaacgaagatgttgtTTGGTAACTATTTGTACCAAATTTCTCACCGATTAGCCTGATGGATCTGAGCACGTTAGACACGATCATGGGCTTGAAGACGTTCAGCTCGAAGTGTCCGTTGCTGCCGCCGATGGTGCACGCCACGTGGTTGCCCATCACCTGCGCCGCCACCATCGTCAGCGCCTCGCACTGCGTTGGGTTCACTTTACCTGTAACATGGACAAGTGTTATAACacgttttctattatttttcgaAACAGTAGATCGATAAGAATTGCCAGCCAGTGTGGGGCTTCAAGTAttcttagttatatttatttcattgtattagGTTGACAGACCGGCTAGTGGGCCACctagtggtaagtggtcaccatcacccgtAGACAaaggcattgtaagtaatattaagcactccttacttcgccaatgtgtcatcgaccttgggaactaagatattatgtctttcgtgcctgtagttatattgACTCACTCGACATGTGATataatttcatctgacacaGGCAGATGAAAATCCGTACCAGGCATGATGGACGATCCAGGCTCGTTCTCAGGTAGCATCAGCTCAGCGAGACCGCAGCGAGGTCCGGACGCCAGTAGCCTGATGTCGTTGGCTATCTTCATCAAGGAGACCGCTATGGTGTTGAGGGCTCCGGATACTTCCACCATTGAATCATGACAAGCGAGCGCTTCAAATTTATTAGGGGCAGTTTCGAATGGAATGCctgaaaaaaacaaattatgtataaattataaaaggaaCCTTCTCTGTTGtgatccatatatatatatatatgttttatacttATGATAATTACAAAACAGACTCCATCCAAACATCAAACCCCCGataaaagttggaagtgtgtacactccggtgcctcgaaaagcacgtgaagccgttggtcttgcacATGAATTCTCTCAGGTCGGGTTGGATtggcgtcccatcggattataagagtaaaaGGATAGAGGCAGTCACCTGCGTTTGCGCACTTACTTGTGGACTTTTTTTTATCTCTATCTCTGTCTACAATGTAATTCCCGATTGAATAATTTAGTCGAACACATATGTGTGCGTGAGCGGCCGGTACCCGTGAGGTTGCCGATCTCCTTGGCGCACTTCTCGGCGAACCCCTTGCGCGTGTTGAGGCCGGTGCCGACGGCCGTGCCGCCCAGCGCCAGGTAGTGCAGGCGCGGCAGCGCGGCGCACACGCGCTGCACGCCGAACGACAGCTGCGCCGCGTACCCGCTGAACTCCTGGCCCAGCGTCAGCGGCACCGCGTCCATCAGGTGCGTCCTGGAACATCGCGCCGTCGCGGACGTTATATAGCCTTGGCCTTTCATATTGGGCAAAGGCATACGCACCATGCACAAACTAAATATGGAGTTGACGAAATGTGACATTGACATTTCAAAACGTAGTTGACATTTAAGCATCATTGACacatttctattattaaaatgagCTATAAGAAGGAATgagtcgagatggctcagtggttagaacgcgtgaatcttaaccgatgatcgtgagtttaaACCTgtacaagcaccactgaattttcatgtgcttaatttgtgtttataattcatctcgtgcttgaaggaaaacatcgtggggaaacctgcatgtgtctaatttcattgaaattctgccacatgtgtattctaccaacgcgcattggagcagcgtggtggaataagcttcaaatcttctcctcaaaagggagaggaggccttagcccaaaagtgggacattaacaggctgttagtgtttATAGGAAGCAATACTAACAGACCTTCCGATCTTGATGATCTTATCGAACTCCTTGGCCTTGGAGTCCAGCGTGTCCCGGAGCGCCACGAGGCCCGGCATGAGGCGGTCGCGCAGCTCCATGGCGACGGCGATGTGCATGGCCGTCGGGTACGTGTCGTTCGAGCTCTGCGACTTGTTCACGTGGTCGTTCGGGTGGACCGGGTCCTTGCTGCCGAGCTTCCCGCCGAGGATTTGGATCGCGCGATTGGCTATTACCTGACAgtgaaaatcaaattattatgaattattatttttgaaaactcTTTAAAAAACGTCTTTATTAAACGAAAAGAAAGCGCAATTTCAActcactttttatttaaattaatatatgtagcGAACAGAGGAATACATCCAGACAAAGAGAGTCAACTCAGAGATACATTACagaattttgaattacattgcttTGACATACAATTCACACAGCTTAGAAAAAAATGGATTTTAtgtattccatgcgattttcaaataactctgctatattatgcactaaaaACTGTTCttgattaatgttttttttttatttataatacaacactattccacttaactacttacatcgactttaatttcatttccaAATTTAAGTTAGTACGAAAACATTGCGATACCATAAtgaatcatatattattaaatatctcgACCAATCGTACCGCATCATTTcaagtcaaagttgtttatttgtctttgctCCCTGAGGTTAAAAAGGCTTTACATACGCAATACGATTAAAGTTTCATTACTTGGAacttatagaataggaataggaaggcggacgagcatatgggccacctgatggtaagtggtcaccaacgctcttagacattggcattgtaagaaatgtcaaccatcgcttacatatccaatgcgccatcaaccttgggaactaagattttatgtcccttgtgcctgtaattacactggctcactcacccttcaaaccggaacacaacaataccaagttctgctgttttgcggtagaatatctgatgagtgggtggtacctacccagacgagcttgcacaaagccctaccaccagtgaactgATGCTCTTTAACAATTTCAAGGACAGTGCATTAGGTACATTAGCTAAGTAATTGCTACGGTGACTTCTATAGGCGTTATCTTTTCCAGGTGTAAAAGAAAGAattggaaatttaaaaatgctgTTTACCTCATTGGTGTTCATGTTGGATTGTGTACCGGAACCAGTCTGCCATATGACGAGAGGGAAGTGACCCTCGCGGTACAGTTTCCCGGAGATGACATCATCGCAGGCCTGCATTATGGCATCGGCTAGAAATAAACTT
Coding sequences within it:
- the LOC126769414 gene encoding fumarate hydratase, mitochondrial-like isoform X2, which translates into the protein MACTICMNDENKPVKMRKERDTFGELDVPDDKLYGAQTVRSVMNFPIGGIEERMPYPVIVAFGILKKAAAKVNIEFGLDKKIADAIMQACDDVISGKLYREGHFPLVIWQTGSGTQSNMNTNEVIANRAIQILGGKLGSKDPVHPNDHVNKSQSSNDTYPTAMHIAVAMELRDRLMPGLVALRDTLDSKAKEFDKIIKIGRTHLMDAVPLTLGQEFSGYAAQLSFGVQRVCAALPRLHYLALGGTAVGTGLNTRKGFAEKCAKEIGNLTGIPFETAPNKFEALACHDSMVEVSGALNTIAVSLMKIANDIRLLASGPRCGLAELMLPENEPGSSIMPGKVNPTQCEALTMVAAQVMGNHVACTIGGSNGHFELNVFKPMIVSNVLRSIRLIGDGCQAFNKNCAVGIQANTKQINKIMRESLMLVTALNPHIGYDKAAQIAKTAHKEGGTLKDTAIKLGILTAEQFDQWVKPEDMLGPK
- the LOC126769407 gene encoding RUN domain-containing protein 1 — translated: MDATLCDYEEGEIPIWQEPRCEPLGAPKENLCDEVPPEQLSGERIHALEEEQEILSSSVFSLTSHLAQVEFRLRQILKAPPEEKDAMLKALEEFTSRGVDSREAPQGSAGESCSECLELERKIRSQRARQAHFIERLKTQLKELERFAESPNLDDDKHRSLIEHLRSEIDRSLEEGCHQPLTTEELRHQIDCAVRQYAERQLSKEEVIGKLQAHIDDMQKFIKLMKNEDVNSNTRKAKETRKVGKSETFEKNFNRNKVNDELKAETINLMRKASALIQIFTVSQFGCSPNTSKKFDRKSSTIVTHWGNLRAKLEMSIDAVLHIVSRDRTSHSIADSYDSESEEGGIIINDAPLTTAVRRHLAVNLRDLLQHGLVNPESTSLVPIIGCFPVRRSSMFKPLHIWELILRYYELNDGDKFNSTPARKLSQSFNLDIVGGTAITNKQSLLSAIGSIISSHTPYKRSYDAHFKAFVCAALNTHKLVLWLNIMLKCRSLVDSYYSSTSYVVNTGFQDTLQSLDRLTPYNFELPVDLAVKQFQNIKDVFM
- the LOC126769414 gene encoding fumarate hydratase, mitochondrial-like isoform X1, with the protein product MATTMFKLSSTLINSSKNYRYVVGLINKCNFNTTNVAMRKERDTFGELDVPDDKLYGAQTVRSVMNFPIGGIEERMPYPVIVAFGILKKAAAKVNIEFGLDKKIADAIMQACDDVISGKLYREGHFPLVIWQTGSGTQSNMNTNEVIANRAIQILGGKLGSKDPVHPNDHVNKSQSSNDTYPTAMHIAVAMELRDRLMPGLVALRDTLDSKAKEFDKIIKIGRTHLMDAVPLTLGQEFSGYAAQLSFGVQRVCAALPRLHYLALGGTAVGTGLNTRKGFAEKCAKEIGNLTGIPFETAPNKFEALACHDSMVEVSGALNTIAVSLMKIANDIRLLASGPRCGLAELMLPENEPGSSIMPGKVNPTQCEALTMVAAQVMGNHVACTIGGSNGHFELNVFKPMIVSNVLRSIRLIGDGCQAFNKNCAVGIQANTKQINKIMRESLMLVTALNPHIGYDKAAQIAKTAHKEGGTLKDTAIKLGILTAEQFDQWVKPEDMLGPK